The Methanothrix soehngenii GP6 genome has a window encoding:
- a CDS encoding KH domain-containing protein — protein sequence MDIKIPEERIGVLVGPNGSMKHFIEEKTKTSLEIDSDTGTISVTSAEDPLQVLRVMDLVKAIGRGFSPERALAILDDEMLMLDVLDISKTAGTRSDMERLKGRIIGKDGRSREIMERLSGTKVSVYGKTVAILGYPEQIRVARAAIEMLLDGAPHGNVYSFLERKHEDLAKMELEEQGLL from the coding sequence ATGGATATAAAGATCCCAGAAGAACGTATAGGAGTGTTGGTGGGACCTAACGGCTCCATGAAACACTTCATAGAAGAGAAGACAAAGACCTCTCTGGAGATAGACAGCGATACAGGCACAATTTCTGTCACATCCGCAGAAGATCCATTGCAGGTATTGAGGGTCATGGACCTGGTGAAGGCGATTGGCAGAGGATTTTCGCCGGAGAGAGCGCTGGCGATCCTGGACGACGAGATGCTGATGCTCGATGTGCTGGACATATCCAAGACAGCAGGCACCAGGAGCGATATGGAACGGTTGAAGGGACGCATCATCGGCAAGGATGGAAGGTCGAGGGAGATAATGGAGCGGCTCTCGGGCACCAAGGTCTCCGTCTACGGCAAGACGGTGGCCATACTCGGCTACCCCGAGCAGATCAGAGTGGCACGCGCAGCGATAGAGATGCTCCTGGATGGCGCGCCACATGGTAATGTATACAGCTTCCTGGAGAGGAAGCATGAGGATCTGGCCAAGATGGAACTTGAGGAACAGGGATTGCTCTAA